A genomic stretch from Garciella nitratireducens DSM 15102 includes:
- the infC gene encoding translation initiation factor IF-3, producing the protein MSKEFQVNEEIRDREVRLIDNDGKQLGIMSGREAQKIADEKQLDLVKISPNTKPPVCKIMDYGKFKFEQGKKEKEMKKHQRTINVKEVRMSARVEEHDLDVKAKNCRKFLLNGDKVKVSVRFRGREMAYTDVGKEILLRFAEKVADVGQIEKRPKLEGRNMVMYLMAKKEQ; encoded by the coding sequence ATTAGCAAAGAATTTCAAGTAAATGAAGAGATCAGGGATAGAGAGGTACGATTGATTGATAATGATGGAAAGCAGTTGGGAATTATGTCTGGTAGAGAGGCTCAAAAAATAGCTGATGAAAAACAATTGGATTTGGTAAAGATTTCTCCTAATACCAAGCCACCTGTATGTAAGATTATGGATTATGGAAAATTTAAATTTGAGCAAGGAAAAAAAGAAAAAGAGATGAAAAAACATCAAAGAACTATTAATGTAAAAGAGGTTCGCATGTCTGCAAGGGTAGAAGAACATGATTTGGATGTAAAAGCAAAAAATTGTAGGAAATTTTTGCTTAATGGGGATAAGGTAAAGGTTTCTGTTCGATTTAGAGGTCGAGAAATGGCATATACAGATGTGGGAAAAGAAATTCTTTTAAGGTTTGCAGAAAAAGTAGCAGATGTTGGTCAAATAGAGAAAAGACCAAAATTAGAAGGTAGAAATATGGTAATGTATCTTATGGCTAAGAAAGAACAATAA
- the thrS gene encoding threonine--tRNA ligase yields MIKITLKDGSVREYVKGITVLEVAKDISKGLARVALAAKIDGKVIDIRTPIEEDVELNILTFEDQEGKEAFWHTTSHVLAQAVKALFPNVKLAIGPAIENGFYYDFDVEKPFTPEDLEEIEKEMKKIVKEDYFLERFELSKEKAIQFMKGRGEDYKVELIEDFPEGETISFYKQGDFVDLCAGPHIQSTGSIKAFKLLSIAGAYWKGNENNKMLQRIYGISFPKKKQLDDYLYRLEEAKKRDHRKLGKELDLFSIHEEGPGFPFFHPNGMILRNALEDFWRMEHEKRGYKEIKTPMILNEELWKRSGHWDHYKDNMYFTKIDDKEYAIKPMNCPGAVLVYKTKMHSYRDLPLRMGELGTVHRHEMSGVLHGLMRVRNFTQDDAHIFMTPEQIKSEIVGVIDLIDYFYKTFGFKYHVELSTRPENSMGSDEAWERATNALIEALQEKGLDYKVNEGDGAFYGPKIDFHLEDSIGRTWQCGTIQLDFQMPENFDLTYIGPDGEKHRPAMIHRVVFGSIERFIGILTEHFAGAFPLWLAPIQAMIIPIADHHKEYAQKIYKKCKKNKVRVEIDNRNEKIGYKIREAQLQKIPYMIIVGDQEIENEKVSVRSRFKGDLGILEVDEFINKLLEEIYNKTYENIDIKKS; encoded by the coding sequence ATGATAAAAATTACTTTAAAAGATGGATCTGTCAGAGAATATGTAAAAGGGATAACAGTGCTAGAAGTAGCTAAAGATATTAGCAAGGGATTGGCTAGAGTTGCTTTGGCTGCAAAAATAGATGGGAAAGTGATAGATATTCGCACTCCTATAGAAGAAGATGTAGAGTTAAATATTTTAACGTTTGAAGATCAAGAAGGAAAAGAGGCATTTTGGCATACTACTTCCCATGTATTGGCGCAAGCTGTAAAGGCATTATTTCCTAATGTAAAATTAGCCATTGGCCCTGCTATTGAAAATGGGTTTTACTATGATTTTGATGTAGAAAAACCTTTTACTCCAGAAGATTTAGAAGAAATTGAAAAAGAAATGAAAAAAATTGTAAAAGAAGATTATTTTCTTGAAAGATTTGAATTATCAAAAGAGAAAGCAATTCAATTCATGAAGGGAAGAGGAGAAGATTACAAAGTTGAATTGATCGAAGATTTTCCAGAGGGAGAAACCATTTCTTTTTATAAACAAGGAGACTTTGTGGATCTTTGTGCAGGACCTCATATTCAATCTACTGGAAGCATAAAGGCATTTAAGCTATTAAGCATTGCTGGTGCCTATTGGAAAGGAAATGAAAATAATAAAATGCTTCAAAGAATATATGGGATTTCATTTCCTAAAAAAAAGCAGTTAGATGATTATTTATATCGATTGGAAGAAGCAAAAAAAAGAGATCATAGAAAACTTGGAAAAGAATTAGATTTATTTTCTATTCATGAGGAAGGTCCTGGTTTCCCATTTTTTCATCCTAATGGAATGATTTTAAGAAATGCTTTAGAAGATTTTTGGAGAATGGAACATGAAAAAAGAGGATATAAAGAGATTAAAACTCCTATGATTTTAAATGAGGAATTGTGGAAACGATCTGGGCATTGGGATCATTACAAAGATAATATGTATTTTACAAAGATTGATGATAAAGAGTATGCCATTAAACCGATGAATTGTCCTGGAGCTGTATTGGTTTATAAAACAAAAATGCATTCTTATAGAGATTTACCTTTAAGAATGGGAGAATTAGGAACGGTTCATCGACATGAAATGTCTGGAGTTTTACATGGATTGATGAGGGTAAGAAATTTTACACAAGATGATGCTCATATTTTTATGACCCCTGAGCAAATTAAATCTGAGATTGTAGGAGTAATTGATTTGATTGATTATTTTTATAAAACATTTGGCTTTAAATATCATGTAGAATTATCCACACGTCCTGAAAATTCTATGGGAAGTGATGAAGCGTGGGAAAGAGCTACCAATGCTCTTATTGAGGCATTACAAGAAAAAGGTTTAGATTATAAAGTAAATGAGGGAGATGGGGCATTTTATGGTCCTAAAATCGATTTTCATTTAGAAGATAGTATTGGAAGAACATGGCAATGTGGTACTATTCAATTGGATTTTCAAATGCCTGAGAATTTCGATTTAACTTATATTGGGCCAGATGGAGAAAAGCATCGTCCTGCTATGATACACAGAGTAGTTTTTGGTAGCATTGAACGTTTTATAGGGATTTTAACAGAGCATTTTGCTGGAGCTTTTCCTCTTTGGCTAGCTCCTATACAGGCGATGATTATTCCTATCGCAGATCATCATAAGGAGTATGCTCAGAAAATTTATAAAAAATGTAAAAAAAATAAAGTTAGAGTAGAAATTGATAATAGAAATGAAAAAATTGGCTATAAAATTCGAGAAGCTCAATTGCAAAAGATTCCTTACATGATTATAGTGGGAGATCAAGAAATAGAAAATGAAAAGGTTTCTGTGCGTTCTCGTTTTAAAGGAGATCTAGGAATTTTAGAAGTTGATGAATTTATCAATAAATTATTAGAGGAGATCTATAATAAAACATATGAGAATATAGATATTAAAAAATCCTAA
- a CDS encoding transposase: protein MKVYLKRWRIEEYFRFKKQQFDFETIRVRSLNSIRTMNLLLSITIGFITMLSQGKKESVLVLLILKISKRIYDIPEFNYYALADGIYTILQKTKTGIKKFIKPRFKKKGSQQLTIADACI from the coding sequence TTGAAAGTATATTTAAAAAGATGGAGGATTGAAGAATATTTTAGATTTAAAAAACAACAATTTGATTTTGAAACTATCAGAGTTAGGTCGTTAAATAGTATTAGAACAATGAATTTATTATTATCAATAACTATTGGTTTTATTACGATGCTTTCTCAAGGAAAAAAAGAAAGTGTTTTAGTATTACTTATTTTAAAAATATCTAAAAGAATCTACGATATCCCTGAATTTAATTATTATGCATTAGCAGATGGTATTTATACAATATTACAAAAAACAAAAACTGGTATTAAAAAATTCATAAAGCCTAGATTCAAAAAGAAGGGATCACAACAGTTAACAATAGCTGATGCCTGTATATAA
- the ftsH gene encoding ATP-dependent zinc metalloprotease FtsH: MKKNLLIVLFMIFSVILVSTFFDLGKVYQYSSIKLKVFLIFLDIALIFFIRKAQKKPELMLVSSLRQEEKKEDSSKTKVYFDDVAGLEEVKEDLQEIIDFMKNPEKYNKMGAKIPRGIMFYGPPGTGKTLLASAISGETNSNFIYASGSEFVEKYVGVGASRIRSLFEKAKKQAPCVIFIDEMDAIGVSRSSDNNSERDQTLNQLLIELDGFNRYDNIVVIGATNRIELLDEALLRPGRFDRHIYIGNPNVRSREEILKVHLKNKPLDQDVNIKQLARKTHGMSGAHLANIVNEAAIFAVRENHSSIGNEEFNKAIERVMAGLKNKSAVITEKEKKIIAYHEAGHALVGRILNNDLIEKISIVPHGQALGFVLNASNEDRFLMTKKELCEKIQQLLAGRASEEIIFNEISTGAQNDLAKATEMANEMVCEYGMSTLGNRTFNHKKYSSGYENLINKEINLIIESAYKNAKKILQDNLEFLHAIANKLLTKETISGQELEKILKAS; the protein is encoded by the coding sequence ATGAAAAAAAATTTATTAATTGTTTTATTCATGATATTTTCTGTGATATTAGTAAGTACTTTTTTTGATCTAGGAAAAGTCTATCAATATTCTTCTATAAAATTAAAAGTCTTCTTAATTTTTTTAGATATTGCTTTGATTTTTTTTATTAGAAAAGCTCAAAAAAAACCAGAATTAATGTTAGTAAGTTCTCTTAGACAAGAAGAGAAAAAAGAAGATAGTAGTAAAACAAAAGTTTATTTTGATGATGTAGCTGGATTAGAGGAAGTGAAGGAAGACTTACAAGAAATTATAGATTTTATGAAAAATCCAGAAAAATATAATAAAATGGGTGCAAAGATTCCTAGAGGAATTATGTTTTATGGACCTCCTGGAACAGGAAAAACCCTGTTAGCTAGTGCTATTTCCGGAGAAACTAATTCTAACTTTATTTATGCTAGTGGATCAGAATTTGTTGAAAAGTATGTAGGTGTAGGTGCAAGTAGAATTCGTTCTCTTTTTGAGAAAGCAAAAAAACAAGCACCTTGTGTAATCTTTATTGATGAAATGGATGCAATTGGAGTATCTAGAAGTTCTGATAATAATAGTGAAAGAGATCAAACCCTAAACCAATTATTAATAGAATTAGACGGTTTTAACCGATATGATAATATTGTGGTCATTGGAGCAACTAATAGAATAGAATTATTAGATGAAGCCTTACTAAGACCTGGACGTTTTGATCGTCATATTTATATTGGAAATCCTAATGTTCGATCTAGAGAAGAAATTTTAAAAGTTCACTTAAAAAATAAACCTTTAGATCAAGACGTAAATATCAAACAATTGGCTAGAAAAACTCATGGAATGTCAGGAGCCCATTTGGCAAATATTGTAAATGAAGCTGCTATTTTTGCTGTAAGAGAAAATCATTCTAGTATAGGAAATGAAGAATTTAATAAGGCTATTGAAAGGGTTATGGCAGGACTTAAAAATAAAAGTGCAGTCATCACAGAAAAAGAAAAAAAAATTATTGCTTATCATGAAGCGGGTCACGCTTTAGTGGGAAGAATTTTAAATAATGATTTAATAGAAAAAATATCTATCGTCCCCCATGGGCAAGCACTAGGATTTGTATTAAATGCATCTAATGAAGATCGATTTTTAATGACAAAAAAAGAACTATGTGAAAAAATACAACAACTTTTAGCTGGAAGAGCATCAGAAGAAATTATATTTAATGAAATTTCTACAGGAGCACAAAATGACTTAGCAAAAGCAACAGAAATGGCCAATGAAATGGTCTGTGAATACGGAATGAGTACTTTAGGTAATAGAACTTTTAATCATAAAAAATATTCATCTGGCTATGAAAATCTGATTAATAAAGAAATCAATTTAATTATTGAATCTGCCTATAAGAATGCAAAAAAAATTTTACAGGATAATTTAGAATTTCTTCATGCTATTGCAAATAAATTATTAACAAAAGAAACTATTTCTGGTCAAGAGTTAGAAAAAATCCTAAAGGCAAGCTAA
- the rplT gene encoding 50S ribosomal protein L20: protein MARVKKAMNAKKKHKKILKLAKGYYGAKSKAYRPANEAVMRALRSAYIGRKLRKRDFRKLWISRINAAARMNGLSYSKFMHGLKLSGIEVNRKMLADIAINDEKSFKQLVSIAKEKLDA from the coding sequence ATGGCAAGAGTCAAAAAAGCAATGAATGCTAAGAAGAAACATAAAAAAATTCTAAAACTTGCTAAAGGATATTATGGTGCTAAAAGCAAAGCATATAGACCTGCCAATGAAGCAGTGATGAGAGCACTTCGATCTGCTTATATAGGTAGAAAATTAAGAAAGAGAGATTTTAGAAAATTATGGATTTCTAGAATTAATGCTGCTGCAAGAATGAATGGTTTATCTTATAGTAAATTTATGCATGGATTAAAGCTTTCAGGAATAGAAGTAAATAGAAAAATGTTAGCAGATATTGCTATCAATGATGAAAAATCATTTAAACAATTAGTAAGCATTGCAAAGGAAAAACTTGATGCATAA
- the rpmI gene encoding 50S ribosomal protein L35, which yields MPKIKTHRGAAKRFSKTKAGKIKRAKAYKSHILTKKSQKRKRNLRKTGYLTASEAKNIKQLIPYK from the coding sequence ATGCCAAAAATAAAAACTCATAGAGGAGCAGCAAAAAGATTTTCTAAAACAAAAGCTGGAAAAATCAAAAGAGCAAAGGCATATAAAAGTCATATTTTAACAAAAAAATCTCAAAAAAGAAAAAGAAATCTTAGAAAAACTGGATATTTAACTGCTTCAGAAGCAAAAAATATTAAGCAATTAATACCATATAAATAA
- a CDS encoding transposase, which produces MKNKAGKARKCKFSYIPISLPAIPDEKLTLIIIRGLGKVAMMLITNLNPTDKRLSLAILKVYLRRWRIEEYFRFKKQQFDFETIRVRSLNSIRTMNLLLSITIGFIAMLSQGKKESVLVLLLILKISKRIYDIPEFNYYALADGIYTILQKTKTGIKKFIKPRFKKKGSQQLTIADACI; this is translated from the coding sequence ATGAAAAACAAAGCAGGTAAAGCTAGAAAATGTAAGTTTAGTTATATACCTATATCTTTACCAGCTATACCTGATGAAAAACTTACTCTTATTATAATAAGAGGTCTTGGTAAGGTTGCTATGATGCTTATTACTAATTTAAATCCTACAGATAAAAGGCTATCTCTTGCTATTTTAAAAGTATATCTAAGAAGATGGAGAATTGAAGAATATTTTAGATTTAAAAAACAACAATTTGATTTTGAAACTATCAGAGTTAGGTCGTTAAATAGTATTAGAACAATGAATTTATTATTATCAATAACTATTGGTTTTATTGCGATGCTTTCTCAAGGAAAAAAAGAAAGTGTTTTAGTATTATTACTTATTTTAAAAATATCTAAAAGAATCTACGATATCCCTGAATTTAATTATTATGCATTAGCAGATGGTATTTATACAATATTACAAAAAACAAAAACTGGTATTAAAAAATTCATAAAGCCTAGATTCAAAAAGAAAGGATCACAACAGTTAACAATAGCTGATGCCTGTATATAA